One Curtobacterium sp. MCLR17_032 genomic window carries:
- a CDS encoding ParA family protein gives MSSTPTTASGTGDIVTGPTGRPVRAFPVPEELDGHGPARIISLCNQKGGVGKTTTAINLGATLAEYGRRVLAVDFDPQGALSAGLGVRTHDIPTVYDLLMGAVKDPNQVIQPTNVPLLDVIPANIDLSAAEVHLVNEVAREQILASVLRKVSNDYDVILIDCQPSLGLLTVNALTAAHGVLIPLECEFFALRGVALLIETIDKVRDRLNPALLLDGILPTMYDSRTLHSREVMERVVETFGDRVLDTVIGRTVKFPDATVSARPITQTAPDHAAAHAYRQLARELVQRGAVA, from the coding sequence GTGAGCAGCACCCCGACGACAGCCTCCGGCACCGGCGACATCGTCACGGGTCCGACCGGTCGGCCTGTGCGGGCGTTCCCCGTGCCGGAAGAGCTGGACGGCCACGGTCCCGCACGCATCATCTCCCTGTGCAACCAGAAGGGCGGGGTCGGCAAGACCACCACCGCCATCAACCTCGGTGCCACGCTCGCCGAGTACGGCCGCCGTGTGCTGGCCGTCGACTTCGACCCGCAGGGCGCACTGTCCGCCGGTCTCGGTGTCCGGACGCACGACATCCCCACGGTCTACGACCTGCTGATGGGCGCCGTGAAGGACCCGAACCAGGTCATCCAGCCGACGAACGTGCCGCTGCTCGACGTCATCCCCGCCAACATCGACCTGTCCGCGGCCGAGGTGCACCTGGTCAACGAGGTCGCCCGCGAGCAGATCCTGGCGAGCGTGCTGCGGAAGGTGTCGAACGACTACGACGTCATCCTCATCGACTGCCAGCCGTCGCTCGGCCTGCTCACCGTGAACGCCCTCACCGCGGCGCACGGCGTGCTCATCCCGCTCGAGTGCGAGTTCTTCGCCCTGCGCGGTGTCGCCCTGCTCATCGAGACGATCGACAAGGTGCGGGACCGGCTGAACCCGGCACTGCTGCTCGACGGCATCCTGCCGACCATGTACGACTCGCGGACCCTGCACTCGCGGGAGGTCATGGAGCGCGTCGTCGAGACCTTCGGCGACCGGGTCCTCGACACCGTCATCGGGCGCACCGTGAAGTTCCCGGACGCGACCGTCTCGGCGCGACCGATCACGCAGACCGCTCCGGACCACGCTGCGGCCCATGCCTACCGGCAGCTGGCCCGAGAGCTCGTCCAGCGTGGCGCCGTCGCCTGA
- a CDS encoding pseudouridine synthase translates to MQKVIAAAGVASRRVAENLISEGRVTVNGEVADMLGRRVDPDTDEVAVDGVPVQTDTSRRYVVLNKPTGVVSSMQDEHDRPDLSQYVEQFEERLFNVGRLDFDTAGLLILTNDGGLAHVLAHPSFGVTKTYVAKVDGNMVPSTLQMLLEGIELEDGQIAADKARLLESSRGESLVEITLHSGRNRIVRRMLEAVGHPVLELVRRSFGPLQLGSLAPGEVRELTTVELGKLLGIARTADTRTGDDDAESTD, encoded by the coding sequence CTGCAGAAGGTGATCGCCGCTGCCGGTGTGGCGAGCCGTCGAGTCGCGGAGAACCTGATCTCCGAGGGCCGCGTGACCGTGAACGGCGAGGTCGCCGACATGCTCGGCCGTCGCGTCGACCCGGACACCGACGAGGTCGCGGTCGACGGGGTGCCGGTGCAGACCGACACCTCCCGGCGGTACGTGGTCCTCAACAAGCCGACCGGTGTGGTCTCGAGCATGCAGGACGAGCACGACCGTCCCGACCTGTCGCAGTACGTCGAGCAGTTCGAGGAGCGGCTGTTCAACGTCGGCCGACTCGACTTCGACACCGCCGGGCTGCTCATCCTGACCAACGACGGCGGGCTCGCCCACGTCCTGGCGCACCCGTCGTTCGGCGTGACGAAGACCTACGTCGCGAAGGTCGACGGCAACATGGTCCCCTCGACGCTGCAGATGCTGCTCGAGGGCATCGAGCTGGAGGACGGCCAGATCGCCGCCGACAAGGCGCGGCTGCTCGAGTCCTCGCGCGGGGAGTCGCTCGTCGAGATCACGCTGCACTCCGGCCGCAACCGGATCGTGCGCCGCATGCTCGAAGCGGTCGGACACCCGGTCCTCGAGCTCGTGCGCCGGTCGTTCGGACCGCTGCAGCTCGGCAGCCTGGCGCCGGGCGAGGTGCGCGAGTTGACCACGGTCGAGCTCGGCAAGCTGCTCGGCATCGCCCGGACCGCGGACACCCGCACCGGCGACGACGACGCGGAGAGCACGGACTGA
- the hisH gene encoding imidazole glycerol phosphate synthase subunit HisH, translating to MSSTRPNVVVLDYGSGNVHSAAKALERAGADVTLSNDKQTALAADGLLVPGVGAFAAVVDQLEGVRGGEIVDHRLAGGRPVLGICVGMQVLFARGVERGADVEGLGQWPGVVEPIKADVLPHMGWNTIDAPQDSVLFDGLRDERFYFVHSYGVTDFPLDAYGPFRAPKLTWAEHGERFIAAVENGPLSATQFHPEKSGEPGIRLLRNWVSSL from the coding sequence GTGAGCTCCACCCGCCCGAACGTCGTCGTCCTCGACTACGGCTCCGGCAACGTCCACTCGGCGGCGAAGGCGTTGGAACGCGCCGGCGCCGACGTCACGCTCTCGAACGACAAGCAGACGGCCCTCGCCGCCGACGGACTCCTGGTCCCCGGCGTCGGCGCGTTCGCGGCCGTCGTCGACCAGCTCGAGGGGGTGCGCGGCGGCGAGATCGTCGACCACCGTCTGGCCGGTGGGCGCCCGGTGCTCGGCATCTGCGTCGGCATGCAGGTCCTCTTCGCCCGTGGTGTCGAGCGCGGCGCCGACGTCGAGGGCCTCGGGCAGTGGCCGGGCGTCGTCGAGCCGATCAAGGCGGACGTGCTGCCGCACATGGGGTGGAACACGATCGACGCCCCCCAGGACTCGGTGCTCTTCGACGGCCTCCGCGACGAGCGGTTCTACTTCGTGCACTCCTACGGGGTCACCGACTTCCCGCTCGACGCCTACGGTCCGTTCCGCGCGCCGAAGCTGACGTGGGCCGAGCACGGGGAACGCTTCATCGCCGCCGTCGAGAACGGCCCGCTGAGCGCGACGCAGTTCCACCCGGAGAAGTCCGGCGAGCCCGGCATCCGCCTCCTCCGCAACTGGGTCTCGTCGCTGTGA
- a CDS encoding SseB family protein has protein sequence MAGISNGRGAGPDPDEQAVPAHDHAADSAGNPWAGRTFDAHDTTFTEDDGLADPAVVAAITAVASGGPHAAVVDALRTARLLIPLVAEAGDVGETPDGRIVDKTQELSIVTVAGPDGRAVMPAFTSVEAMRSWDADARPIPVESRRVAMAAASEDTQLVVLDPTAATEFVLRRPAVWALGQDLPWTPCSEDPEVARAFAGTIETEPAVVRIELSPGDPLSRFAGPELTVGLRLIAGLDREQIAELVGRLQQRWASDPVIAERVDSMRVALRAA, from the coding sequence GTGGCGGGCATCTCGAACGGCCGGGGTGCCGGCCCGGACCCCGACGAGCAGGCAGTGCCTGCCCACGACCACGCGGCCGACTCCGCCGGCAACCCGTGGGCCGGCCGCACGTTCGACGCGCACGACACGACCTTCACCGAGGACGACGGCCTGGCCGATCCCGCCGTCGTCGCCGCGATCACCGCGGTCGCGTCCGGAGGCCCGCACGCCGCGGTCGTCGACGCCCTCCGCACCGCCCGTCTGCTCATCCCGCTCGTCGCCGAGGCCGGCGACGTGGGGGAGACCCCGGACGGCCGGATCGTCGACAAGACCCAGGAGCTCTCGATCGTCACGGTCGCCGGTCCCGACGGTCGTGCGGTGATGCCCGCCTTCACCTCGGTCGAGGCGATGCGCTCCTGGGACGCGGACGCCCGGCCGATCCCGGTCGAGTCCCGTCGGGTCGCGATGGCCGCCGCGAGCGAGGACACGCAGCTCGTCGTGCTCGACCCGACGGCAGCGACCGAGTTCGTCCTCCGCCGGCCCGCGGTGTGGGCGCTCGGCCAGGACCTGCCGTGGACGCCGTGCTCCGAGGACCCGGAGGTCGCGCGGGCCTTCGCCGGCACGATCGAGACCGAGCCCGCCGTGGTCCGGATCGAGCTGTCGCCGGGGGACCCGCTGTCCCGGTTCGCCGGGCCCGAGCTGACCGTCGGCCTCCGGCTCATCGCCGGCCTCGACCGCGAGCAGATCGCCGAGCTGGTCGGCCGCCTGCAGCAGCGGTGGGCGAGCGACCCGGTCATCGCGGAACGGGTCGACAGCATGCGCGTCGCCCTCCGCGCCGCCTGA
- a CDS encoding prephenate dehydrogenase — MTDASTTATDGEPSRADIDRRVRGPVRIVGTGLLGASIGLALRDKGVEVVLDDVSPAALALAVDYGAGRPPAAGDEPELIVVAVPPDVTATVVERELRNHPNAVVTDVASVKSGPLDRLRAVGADVSRYIGSHPMAGRERSGPTAARADLFIGRPWVIAGHDDISHQRAAVVEHLALDLGATVVPMDPESHDRAVAVVSHAPQLVATLMASRLRDAPGEALGLAGGGVRDVTRIAASDPGLWVQIIGANAEHIRPVLADLRDELDRVLTALADPAAAGSPRAIAETMASGNRGVERLPGKHGSTARFAQVVVLIDDRPGQFAELLTTIGELGINLEDLRLEHSPGAQIGIVEVSVVPEHEQRLVEELEGRGWRIAAAWA; from the coding sequence GTGACCGACGCCAGCACGACCGCGACCGACGGAGAACCGTCGCGCGCCGACATCGACCGCCGTGTGCGCGGACCGGTGCGGATCGTCGGGACCGGACTGCTCGGTGCCTCGATCGGCCTGGCCCTGCGTGACAAGGGGGTGGAGGTCGTCCTCGACGACGTCTCCCCGGCCGCGTTGGCGCTCGCCGTCGACTACGGCGCCGGACGACCGCCGGCAGCGGGGGACGAACCTGAACTGATCGTGGTCGCCGTGCCGCCGGACGTCACCGCGACGGTCGTGGAGCGTGAACTCCGCAACCACCCGAACGCCGTCGTCACCGACGTCGCCAGCGTCAAGTCCGGGCCGCTCGACCGCCTGCGTGCCGTCGGTGCGGACGTCTCGCGGTACATCGGTTCGCACCCGATGGCCGGCCGCGAACGCAGTGGTCCGACCGCCGCCCGTGCCGACCTGTTCATCGGTCGTCCCTGGGTCATCGCCGGCCACGACGACATCAGCCACCAGCGTGCCGCCGTGGTCGAACACCTGGCGCTCGACCTCGGAGCGACGGTCGTTCCGATGGACCCGGAGTCGCACGACCGGGCGGTCGCGGTCGTCTCCCACGCGCCGCAGCTGGTCGCGACGCTGATGGCCTCGCGCCTCCGCGACGCCCCCGGCGAAGCCCTCGGCCTGGCCGGCGGTGGTGTCCGCGACGTCACGCGCATCGCCGCGAGCGACCCGGGCCTGTGGGTGCAGATCATCGGTGCCAACGCGGAGCACATCCGCCCGGTGCTCGCCGACCTCCGTGACGAACTCGACCGGGTGCTCACCGCGCTCGCCGACCCCGCCGCGGCCGGGTCCCCGCGCGCCATCGCCGAGACGATGGCGTCGGGCAACCGCGGCGTCGAGCGACTGCCCGGCAAGCACGGGTCCACCGCACGTTTCGCCCAGGTCGTCGTCCTGATCGACGACCGACCCGGGCAGTTCGCCGAACTCCTCACCACCATCGGGGAACTCGGCATCAACCTCGAGGACCTGCGCCTCGAGCACTCGCCCGGAGCGCAGATCGGCATCGTCGAGGTGTCGGTCGTCCCGGAGCACGAACAGCGACTCGTCGAGGAACTCGAGGGTCGCGGATGGAGGATCGCAGCAGCATGGGCCTGA
- a CDS encoding ScpA family protein, with amino-acid sequence MPTGSWPESSSSVAPSPEDPATSLPSASAGHADSATDAPVGTTTAPGFRVRLSNFDGPFDLLLSLIAKHELDITEVALSVVTGEFIAYVRQASSSEELDEASEFLVVAATLLDLKIVGLLPQGELVDAEDVALLEARDLLFARLLQYRAFKQAADWFGDRWGAESRRHVRSVRLEERFRARTPELVWTLSVQDFAAMAALAFAPREIPTVGLDHLHAPAISIREQAAIVVSVLRTRADEGTPDVTFRELIAGVDQAGIVVARFLAILELYRNASISFEQLEPLGELVLRWTALDWTDESLANLGADYDG; translated from the coding sequence ATGCCTACCGGCAGCTGGCCCGAGAGCTCGTCCAGCGTGGCGCCGTCGCCTGAGGACCCGGCCACGAGCCTCCCGTCCGCATCGGCCGGACACGCCGACAGCGCGACCGACGCGCCGGTCGGCACCACGACGGCACCCGGGTTCCGGGTCCGTCTCAGCAACTTCGACGGACCGTTCGACCTGCTGCTGTCGCTCATCGCGAAGCACGAGCTGGACATCACCGAGGTCGCCCTCAGCGTCGTCACCGGCGAGTTCATCGCGTACGTGCGGCAGGCCTCGTCGAGTGAGGAACTCGACGAGGCGAGCGAGTTCCTGGTCGTCGCCGCGACCCTGCTCGACCTGAAGATCGTCGGTCTGCTGCCGCAGGGTGAACTCGTCGACGCCGAGGACGTCGCCCTGCTCGAAGCCCGCGACCTGCTGTTCGCCCGACTGCTGCAGTACCGGGCGTTCAAGCAGGCGGCGGACTGGTTCGGCGACCGCTGGGGTGCCGAGTCGCGACGCCACGTCCGGAGCGTCCGGCTCGAGGAGCGGTTCCGCGCCCGGACGCCGGAACTCGTCTGGACGCTGTCCGTGCAGGACTTCGCGGCGATGGCGGCGCTGGCCTTCGCACCGAGAGAGATCCCGACCGTCGGACTCGACCACCTGCACGCCCCCGCGATCAGCATCCGGGAGCAGGCGGCCATCGTGGTGTCGGTCCTCCGCACCCGCGCCGACGAGGGCACGCCGGACGTCACGTTCCGGGAACTCATCGCCGGGGTCGACCAGGCGGGTATCGTGGTGGCTCGTTTCCTCGCGATCCTGGAGCTGTACCGGAACGCCTCCATCTCGTTCGAACAACTCGAACCGCTCGGGGAACTGGTCCTCCGGTGGACCGCGCTCGACTGGACGGACGAGAGCCTCGCGAACCTGGGAGCCGACTATGACGGATGA
- the priA gene encoding bifunctional 1-(5-phosphoribosyl)-5-((5-phosphoribosylamino)methylideneamino)imidazole-4-carboxamide isomerase/phosphoribosylanthranilate isomerase PriA, translating to MTELSTTQPLVLLPAVDVVDGQAVRLTQGEAGSETGYGDPVAAARTWRDQGAEWIHLVDLDAAFGRGDNRRVIAHAIREVEGVSVELSGGIRDDASLEAALATGAARVNLGTAALENPEWAARVIGQYGEQIAVGLDVRGTTLAARGWTEDGGDLWEVLDRLEDAGCARYVVTDVTKDGTLQGPNVDLLRQVCDRTDQPVVASGGISTLDDLRALRELVPHGLEGAIIGKALYTGAFTLPAALDIASE from the coding sequence ATGACCGAGCTCTCCACCACCCAGCCCCTCGTCCTCCTGCCCGCGGTCGACGTCGTCGACGGCCAGGCGGTGCGCCTCACCCAGGGCGAAGCCGGCAGCGAGACGGGGTACGGCGACCCGGTCGCCGCCGCCCGCACCTGGCGCGACCAGGGCGCCGAGTGGATCCACCTCGTCGACCTCGACGCCGCCTTCGGTCGCGGTGACAACCGTCGCGTCATCGCGCACGCCATCCGGGAGGTCGAGGGGGTCTCCGTCGAACTCTCCGGTGGCATCCGCGACGACGCCTCGCTCGAGGCCGCGCTGGCGACCGGTGCCGCCCGGGTCAACCTCGGCACCGCTGCGCTCGAGAACCCCGAGTGGGCGGCCCGGGTGATCGGGCAGTACGGCGAGCAGATCGCCGTGGGCCTCGACGTCCGCGGCACCACCCTGGCCGCCCGTGGGTGGACCGAGGACGGCGGCGACCTCTGGGAGGTCCTCGACCGGCTCGAGGACGCCGGATGTGCGCGGTACGTGGTCACCGACGTGACCAAGGACGGCACGCTGCAGGGCCCGAACGTCGACCTGCTGCGCCAGGTCTGCGACCGCACCGACCAGCCGGTGGTGGCCTCGGGCGGCATCTCGACGCTCGACGACCTCCGTGCGCTCCGCGAACTCGTGCCGCACGGGCTCGAGGGCGCGATCATCGGCAAGGCCCTGTACACGGGGGCGTTCACGCTGCCGGCCGCACTCGACATCGCGTCGGAGTAG
- a CDS encoding histidinol-phosphate transaminase, which yields MATTLEDLPIRDDLRGQSPYGAPQKHVRVQLNVNENTHPVPADVAEDIVASIRQALTTVNRYPDREFTELRQSLAGYLGHGLGAESIWAANGSNEVIQQLLQAFGGPGRSVLGFPPTYSMHSIIASSTGSRWIAAQRDDEFRISPETAVSAVQEHQPDLVFLCGPNNPTGTPLDLATIEAVYDATDGIVMVDEAYAEFMPAGQPTALTLLPGRPRLVVSRTMSKAFAFAGARVGYLAADPAVIDALRLVRLPYHLSALTQAAAVAALRHAPEMLRMVDDIRGQRDRMVTELRAMGYQPHETWSNFVLFGGVADPRAAFESLLERDVIVRDLGIPNHLRVSAGTTEETTAFLDAMRAVAAEQPPVRVGS from the coding sequence GTGGCAACCACGCTCGAAGACCTCCCCATCCGCGACGACCTGCGCGGGCAGAGCCCCTACGGCGCCCCGCAGAAGCACGTCCGCGTGCAGCTCAACGTCAACGAGAACACCCATCCGGTTCCGGCGGACGTGGCAGAGGACATCGTCGCCTCGATCCGCCAGGCCCTGACGACCGTGAACCGGTACCCCGACCGCGAGTTCACCGAGTTGCGGCAGTCCCTCGCCGGGTACCTCGGCCACGGCCTGGGTGCTGAGTCGATCTGGGCGGCGAACGGGTCGAACGAGGTCATCCAGCAGCTGCTGCAGGCGTTCGGTGGCCCCGGGCGCAGTGTGCTCGGCTTCCCGCCCACCTACTCGATGCACTCGATCATCGCCTCGAGCACTGGCAGCCGATGGATCGCCGCTCAGCGTGACGACGAGTTCCGCATCTCTCCCGAGACCGCCGTCTCCGCGGTCCAGGAGCACCAGCCCGACCTGGTGTTCCTCTGCGGCCCGAACAACCCGACGGGGACGCCGCTCGACCTCGCCACGATCGAGGCCGTGTACGACGCCACCGACGGCATCGTGATGGTCGACGAGGCCTACGCCGAGTTCATGCCCGCCGGCCAGCCGACGGCACTGACCCTGCTGCCGGGGCGCCCGCGCCTGGTGGTCTCCCGGACGATGAGCAAGGCCTTCGCGTTCGCCGGCGCCCGCGTCGGTTACCTCGCAGCAGACCCCGCGGTGATCGACGCCCTGCGCCTGGTCCGCCTGCCCTACCACCTGTCCGCGCTCACCCAGGCGGCGGCGGTCGCGGCCCTCCGGCATGCCCCGGAGATGCTCCGCATGGTCGACGACATCCGCGGCCAGCGGGACCGGATGGTCACGGAGCTGCGGGCGATGGGCTACCAGCCGCACGAGACGTGGTCGAACTTCGTCCTGTTCGGTGGCGTCGCCGACCCGCGTGCGGCGTTCGAGTCGCTGCTCGAGCGCGACGTGATCGTCCGCGACCTGGGCATCCCGAACCACCTCCGCGTCAGCGCCGGCACGACCGAGGAGACCACCGCGTTCCTCGACGCCATGCGTGCGGTCGCCGCCGAGCAGCCGCCCGTTAGGGTTGGATCATGA
- the lexA gene encoding transcriptional repressor LexA, translating into MVDELRGQKPLTAKQQSILDAIRASIASRGYPPSMREIGDAAGLSSLSSVSHQLGQLELGGWIRRDPNRPRALEVLVDEPTPDSDGPDVDATTLVPLVGRIAAGVPITAEQHVDEIIPLPRQLVGTGDLFMLKVVGESMIDAAICDGDWVVVRSQQTAENGDVVAAMLDEEATVKVFRQRDGHTWLLPRNTAFEPILGDAATVLGKVVAVLRSL; encoded by the coding sequence GTGGTGGACGAACTGCGCGGACAGAAACCGTTGACGGCGAAGCAGCAGTCGATCCTCGACGCGATCCGAGCGTCGATCGCGAGCCGGGGCTACCCGCCGAGCATGCGCGAGATCGGCGACGCGGCCGGACTCTCGTCACTGTCGAGCGTGTCCCACCAGCTCGGGCAGCTCGAGCTCGGCGGCTGGATCCGCCGCGACCCGAACCGCCCCCGTGCGCTCGAGGTGCTGGTCGACGAGCCCACGCCCGACTCCGACGGCCCCGACGTCGACGCCACGACACTCGTGCCCCTGGTCGGCCGGATCGCCGCCGGTGTCCCGATCACCGCCGAGCAGCACGTCGACGAGATCATCCCACTCCCCCGCCAGCTGGTCGGGACGGGTGACCTCTTCATGCTCAAGGTCGTCGGCGAGTCGATGATCGACGCCGCGATCTGCGACGGCGACTGGGTCGTCGTCCGGTCGCAGCAGACGGCGGAGAACGGTGACGTCGTCGCCGCGATGCTCGACGAGGAAGCGACCGTCAAGGTCTTCCGCCAGCGCGACGGCCACACGTGGCTGCTCCCCCGCAACACCGCGTTCGAGCCGATCCTCGGTGACGCGGCGACCGTCCTCGGCAAGGTGGTGGCGGTCCTCCGCTCCCTCTGA
- the scpB gene encoding SMC-Scp complex subunit ScpB — MTDDVHAHGARSRAGGSAEPGGADEIEDARALEVELRGAAAATDALADLAADVPVDRQLEAILMIADQPQSLVALAAAVGAPVPDVRQAVDRLVADFDGTDGTVRRGFELREVGGGWRFYVRAELDAVVEQFVEAERPARLSQAALETLAVVAYKQPITRSQIAAIRAVNVDGVVRTLVARGLIEESFTDSETGAINYVTSELLLQQLGINSLDELPLISPLLEDGADGFGQTGRIPDGRV; from the coding sequence ATGACGGATGACGTGCACGCGCACGGCGCTCGGTCGCGCGCCGGGGGATCCGCCGAGCCGGGCGGGGCGGACGAGATCGAGGACGCCCGTGCGCTCGAGGTCGAGCTGCGCGGCGCCGCAGCCGCCACGGACGCGCTCGCAGACCTGGCCGCCGACGTGCCCGTCGACCGGCAGCTCGAAGCGATCCTGATGATCGCCGACCAGCCGCAGTCCCTCGTGGCCCTCGCCGCCGCCGTCGGTGCACCGGTCCCCGACGTCCGGCAGGCCGTCGACCGCCTGGTCGCCGACTTCGACGGCACCGACGGCACCGTGCGGCGCGGCTTCGAACTCCGCGAGGTCGGCGGCGGTTGGCGCTTCTACGTCCGTGCCGAGCTCGACGCCGTCGTCGAGCAGTTCGTCGAGGCGGAACGTCCGGCACGCCTGTCCCAGGCGGCCCTCGAGACCCTCGCCGTGGTCGCCTACAAGCAGCCGATCACCCGCTCCCAGATCGCCGCGATCCGGGCCGTCAACGTCGACGGCGTGGTCCGCACGCTCGTCGCGCGCGGCCTCATCGAGGAGTCGTTCACCGACTCCGAGACCGGCGCGATCAACTACGTCACCTCCGAGTTGCTGCTCCAGCAGCTCGGCATCAACTCGCTCGACGAGCTTCCGCTCATCTCGCCCCTCCTGGAGGACGGCGCGGACGGTTTCGGGCAGACCGGAAGGATCCCCGATGGCCGGGTTTGA
- a CDS encoding LysM peptidoglycan-binding domain-containing protein, whose amino-acid sequence MSTNAIADMQHTAAPAARTRLRLTRRGRVVFTTLAAVPVLLCVGIAMLNGGQASAGDRAANVHFDTVTIQPGETLWQVAEDTAPNTDPRDFIQDVVSLNALNGSAVQAGQEISIPTQYEH is encoded by the coding sequence ATGAGCACCAACGCCATCGCGGACATGCAGCACACCGCAGCACCCGCAGCGCGCACGCGCCTCCGTCTCACCCGTCGCGGGCGAGTGGTCTTCACCACCCTCGCGGCCGTTCCCGTCCTGCTCTGCGTCGGCATCGCGATGCTGAACGGCGGCCAGGCCTCGGCCGGTGACCGTGCGGCGAACGTGCACTTCGACACCGTGACCATCCAGCCGGGGGAGACCCTGTGGCAGGTCGCCGAGGACACCGCGCCGAACACCGACCCCCGTGACTTCATCCAGGACGTCGTGAGCCTGAACGCGCTCAACGGTTCCGCAGTGCAGGCCGGGCAAGAGATCTCGATCCCCACGCAGTACGAGCACTGA
- the hisB gene encoding imidazoleglycerol-phosphate dehydratase HisB, protein MTARTAEITRSTSESTVSLSLDLDGTGKSEISTSVPFFDHMLTAFSKHSLIDLRVQSSGDTDIDVHHTVEDTGIVLGQALRQALGDRAGIGRYGDALVPLDEALAQAVVDVSGRPYLVHTGEPAGFEFHRIGGHFTGSMVRHVFEAITMNAGITVHLRVLEGRDPHHIAEAEFKAFARAMRHAVELDPRVDGIPSTKGTL, encoded by the coding sequence ATGACCGCGCGCACCGCCGAGATCACCCGCTCGACGAGTGAGTCGACCGTCTCCCTGTCGCTCGACCTCGACGGCACCGGGAAGTCCGAGATCTCGACCAGCGTGCCGTTCTTCGACCACATGCTGACCGCGTTCAGCAAGCACTCGCTGATCGACCTGCGCGTGCAGAGCTCGGGCGACACGGACATCGACGTGCACCACACGGTGGAGGACACCGGCATCGTCCTGGGGCAGGCGCTCCGCCAGGCACTCGGCGACCGTGCCGGCATCGGCCGCTACGGCGACGCCCTGGTCCCGCTCGACGAGGCACTGGCGCAGGCGGTCGTCGACGTCTCCGGCCGGCCCTACCTCGTGCACACCGGGGAGCCCGCAGGCTTCGAGTTCCACCGGATCGGTGGGCACTTCACCGGCTCGATGGTGCGTCACGTGTTCGAGGCGATCACGATGAACGCCGGCATCACCGTCCACCTCCGCGTCCTCGAGGGACGCGACCCCCACCACATCGCGGAGGCTGAGTTCAAGGCCTTCGCCCGCGCGATGCGCCATGCCGTCGAACTCGACCCGCGCGTCGACGGCATCCCGTCCACGAAGGGCACGTTGTGA
- the cmk gene encoding (d)CMP kinase — MPAGLPAGAFVAKFVIAVDGPAGSGKSSVSRAAARALGFGYQDTGAAYRALAWHALQQDVDLDDPAAVVAAFDSFDYAIGTDPDDYFVRVGGVDVTDAIRTPDVTAAVAHIAKLPEVRAKLVSLFRQVMRMAEGQGIITEGRDITTVVAPDAEVRILLTADESVRMARRSAEVTTQSAEETSAALARRDAADAKVVDFMNAADGVTTLDSTDLDFDQTVQAVVDLARSATN; from the coding sequence ATGCCGGCCGGTCTGCCCGCCGGCGCCTTCGTGGCGAAGTTCGTCATCGCCGTCGACGGTCCCGCCGGCAGCGGCAAGTCCAGCGTGTCCCGTGCTGCCGCCCGCGCGCTCGGCTTCGGCTACCAGGACACCGGTGCCGCCTACCGCGCACTCGCCTGGCACGCACTGCAGCAGGACGTCGACCTGGACGACCCCGCCGCGGTCGTCGCCGCCTTCGACTCGTTCGACTACGCCATCGGTACCGACCCCGACGACTACTTCGTGCGGGTCGGCGGTGTCGACGTGACGGACGCCATCCGCACCCCCGACGTCACCGCCGCGGTGGCGCACATCGCGAAGCTGCCGGAGGTCCGGGCCAAGCTCGTTTCGCTGTTCCGCCAGGTCATGCGGATGGCCGAGGGACAGGGCATCATCACCGAAGGGCGCGACATCACGACGGTGGTCGCACCTGACGCCGAAGTCCGGATCCTGTTGACGGCCGACGAATCCGTTAGGATGGCACGTCGGTCGGCAGAGGTCACGACCCAGTCGGCCGAAGAGACCTCGGCTGCCCTCGCCCGTCGGGACGCTGCCGATGCGAAGGTCGTCGACTTCATGAACGCCGCCGACGGCGTCACCACCCTCGACTCCACCGACCTCGACTTCGACCAGACCGTGCAGGCGGTGGTCGACCTGGCCCGCTCGGCCACGAACTGA